A window from Cytobacillus sp. IB215665 encodes these proteins:
- a CDS encoding penicillin-binding transpeptidase domain-containing protein, whose product MHVRKRTINLSVVVIIFIIALIIRLIQIQLIQTEEFSKHKINLLEASVSQRTQQVVIDQGRGKFVDKNNEPLTYVNQPSLILFPFLKNMDWPIEQVARLINVSPEKLNVAVKTANEPIVFEEGKAFTLTDTQMTEINNLKIPGVFAVNRQNEMPDKIAEHLIGLVREYEQASVQSEEVKGAKSISLKGGISGLQKQFNEFVLPEAQSKLLYHVDGKNGPLFGLEVKYTEPANPFYPVTIKTTIDKEIQIAAEKIVNKHQLNDGGLVLIDIDTNDVVAMVSVPSINHSDPYVDDALENRMLTVQTPGSVFKPVIAAAAIEHNLLQSNRVFDCDLDMYGEGKSQYLSGMLNFEESFANSCNYTFSVLAQELMELSSQSIEVYATKLGLINPVIWNGDVFHFEDFNQLPYAGTGTIWFEESDKTSPKAIAQTANGQKNVKVTPLAIANMMATIARGGKELQVRVVSDILYKNETTLYSFPIQTVKDNQPLSPYTILKLQQLLRTVVLEGTGRAFQGNSYEVAGKSGTAQLGIKNDNGEELHNKWFAGYFPVQNPKYALVVVDLKQQENNAVTNDVFYEIIETIYEIEEGSS is encoded by the coding sequence ATGCATGTTAGAAAAAGAACCATAAATTTATCTGTTGTTGTAATTATTTTTATCATAGCCCTGATCATTAGACTTATACAAATCCAGCTTATTCAAACAGAAGAGTTTTCAAAGCACAAAATCAATTTATTAGAAGCAAGTGTTTCACAACGCACTCAGCAGGTTGTAATTGACCAAGGACGTGGGAAGTTTGTTGATAAAAATAATGAACCATTAACATATGTTAATCAGCCTAGCTTAATTTTATTTCCATTTCTCAAGAATATGGACTGGCCAATCGAACAAGTTGCTCGTTTAATAAATGTGTCTCCAGAAAAGTTAAATGTGGCAGTAAAAACTGCAAACGAACCTATTGTATTTGAAGAGGGGAAGGCATTTACCTTAACAGATACTCAAATGACAGAGATAAATAATTTGAAGATCCCAGGTGTTTTTGCTGTGAATCGGCAGAATGAAATGCCAGACAAAATTGCAGAACATTTAATTGGTTTAGTACGTGAATATGAGCAAGCATCAGTACAAAGTGAAGAAGTCAAAGGAGCAAAATCGATTAGTCTAAAAGGTGGTATTTCTGGTCTGCAAAAACAGTTTAATGAATTTGTCTTGCCAGAAGCACAATCTAAGCTCCTGTATCATGTAGATGGAAAAAATGGACCGTTGTTTGGCTTAGAAGTAAAATATACTGAGCCAGCAAACCCTTTTTACCCTGTAACTATCAAAACAACGATTGACAAAGAAATTCAAATTGCAGCAGAAAAAATTGTGAACAAACACCAACTTAATGATGGTGGCCTAGTATTAATTGATATAGATACAAATGACGTGGTTGCAATGGTAAGTGTACCATCAATTAATCATTCAGACCCGTACGTGGATGATGCATTAGAAAATAGAATGTTAACAGTGCAAACCCCAGGATCTGTGTTTAAACCAGTTATTGCTGCTGCAGCGATTGAACACAATTTATTACAATCGAATCGTGTATTTGATTGTGACTTAGATATGTATGGAGAGGGTAAGTCACAGTATCTTTCTGGTATGTTAAACTTTGAGGAAAGCTTTGCTAATAGTTGTAATTATACATTTTCAGTATTAGCTCAAGAGCTTATGGAATTAAGCTCGCAAAGTATTGAAGTATATGCTACTAAACTAGGTTTAATAAATCCTGTAATTTGGAATGGGGATGTATTTCATTTTGAAGATTTTAACCAACTGCCATACGCAGGGACAGGAACGATATGGTTTGAAGAATCTGATAAGACATCTCCGAAAGCTATTGCACAAACTGCAAATGGACAAAAAAATGTTAAAGTTACGCCATTGGCTATTGCAAATATGATGGCTACAATTGCAAGAGGTGGTAAAGAGCTGCAAGTAAGAGTAGTCAGTGATATACTATATAAAAATGAAACAACACTATATTCATTTCCTATACAAACAGTTAAAGACAATCAACCCCTTTCACCTTATACGATTTTAAAATTACAGCAACTTCTCCGTACAGTTGTTTTGGAAGGTACAGGAAGGGCGTTTCAAGGGAATTCATATGAGGTCGCTGGTAAATCAGGAACAGCTCAACTAGGTATTAAGAATGATAATGGTGAGGAATTACATAATAAATGGTTTGCGGGGTATTTTCCTGTGCAAAATCCCAAATATGCACTTGTTGTAGTTGATTTAAAACAACAAGAAAACAATGCTGTGACAAATGATGTCTTCTATGAAATAATTGAAACAATATATGAAATTGAAGAAGGTAGCTCATAA
- the mtnN gene encoding 5'-methylthioadenosine/S-adenosylhomocysteine nucleosidase produces MKIGIIGAMEEEVIILRDNINNEQVSVIAGCEFTEGHLHGVEVVLLKSGIGKVNAAMSTSILLDRFHVDYVINTGSAGGLLESLNVGDVVISTEVRHHDVDVTAFGYEYGQVPQLPPAFLADNNLLNVAEKAAQKIENIQTVKGLIATGDSFMSDPSRVAMVRDKFSDLYAVEMEAAAIAQVCYQFEVPFVVIRSLSDIAGKESDISFEQFLPTAALHSANLVMNMVEGLK; encoded by the coding sequence ATGAAAATAGGAATTATAGGTGCCATGGAAGAAGAGGTCATCATCTTAAGAGATAACATTAACAACGAACAAGTAAGTGTTATTGCTGGATGTGAATTTACAGAGGGTCATTTACATGGAGTTGAAGTTGTATTACTGAAGTCAGGAATTGGCAAAGTAAATGCAGCAATGAGTACGTCAATTCTACTTGATCGTTTTCACGTAGACTATGTCATAAATACTGGTTCAGCTGGTGGACTTTTAGAGTCATTAAACGTTGGGGATGTGGTGATCTCAACAGAAGTACGTCATCATGATGTAGATGTAACAGCTTTTGGTTATGAGTATGGACAAGTTCCACAATTACCACCAGCTTTTCTAGCAGATAATAATCTTCTGAACGTTGCAGAAAAAGCAGCTCAGAAAATAGAAAATATCCAAACTGTGAAAGGACTTATTGCTACTGGTGATTCTTTTATGAGCGACCCTAGTCGAGTAGCAATGGTACGGGATAAGTTTTCCGATTTGTATGCAGTTGAGATGGAAGCGGCAGCGATTGCCCAAGTTTGTTACCAATTTGAGGTTCCTTTTGTAGTAATACGTTCTCTCTCAGACATAGCTGGTAAAGAATCAGACATCTCTTTCGAACAATTTTTACCAACAGCTGCCTTACATTCAGCCAACTTAGTTATGAATATGGTAGAAGGGCTTAAGTAA
- a CDS encoding YrrS family protein codes for MRGNIEDLYEGPRYERNKRRKRGNLLLNILIGIVILLIVFLGGKLLFSKVSDPVASDSIEQQDNGDAAVGIADDDESQETNSTNDEADDNNNDIDNNENNLEENGETSIIEENNGAVSNEDDNNTSETNEQTAEDSSPEPVTDLEETTASEDTNIIKTITSDSWQPVGTEQTDHIGAVYEDDSVDWVEMEKAVSYATGIAKEDYTLWFLGNDGHNKSLATISSNVDGSLIYKVYMEWVDNEGWKPTKVEQLQENEYNKKEDESSEESSEG; via the coding sequence GTGAGGGGAAATATTGAAGATTTATATGAGGGACCTCGCTACGAAAGGAATAAAAGGCGTAAGAGAGGAAATTTACTATTAAATATTCTAATTGGGATAGTCATTTTATTAATTGTTTTCCTTGGAGGAAAGCTGCTATTTTCCAAAGTTAGTGATCCAGTTGCATCAGATAGTATTGAGCAACAAGATAATGGTGATGCAGCTGTTGGAATAGCGGATGATGATGAGTCTCAAGAAACTAACTCAACAAATGATGAAGCTGATGATAATAATAATGACATAGATAATAACGAAAATAATCTAGAAGAAAACGGTGAAACTAGTATTATAGAAGAAAACAACGGAGCAGTATCTAACGAAGATGACAACAATACTTCTGAAACTAACGAGCAAACAGCTGAGGATAGTTCACCTGAACCAGTTACAGATTTAGAGGAAACAACTGCTAGCGAAGATACTAACATTATAAAAACAATAACTAGTGATTCATGGCAACCAGTCGGTACGGAGCAAACAGATCATATTGGAGCTGTTTATGAGGACGATTCAGTGGACTGGGTTGAGATGGAAAAAGCGGTAAGTTATGCTACAGGAATTGCTAAAGAAGATTATACTTTGTGGTTTTTAGGAAATGACGGTCACAATAAATCTTTGGCTACAATTAGTTCAAATGTTGACGGGAGCTTAATTTACAAAGTATATATGGAATGGGTAGACAATGAAGGCTGGAAGCCTACTAAAGTAGAGCAATTACAAGAGAATGAGTACAATAAAAAAGAGGACGAATCGAGCGAGGAATCCTCAGAAGGTTAA
- a CDS encoding DUF2536 family protein: MDFSLDILKDKVEFFEAQDLATLEKKVNEQIEVNKAILLELHHISHQMQFDQDGRRYFSAVVHFKRSN, from the coding sequence ATGGATTTTTCTTTAGATATACTCAAAGATAAGGTTGAATTTTTTGAAGCTCAAGATTTAGCAACATTAGAAAAAAAAGTAAATGAACAAATCGAAGTTAATAAAGCTATCTTATTAGAGCTCCATCATATTTCTCATCAAATGCAGTTTGATCAAGACGGTAGAAGATATTTTAGTGCAGTCGTTCACTTTAAACGCAGCAATTAA
- a CDS encoding cysteine synthase family protein has product MRVVHSVHDLIGNTPMIELTQFPLPKQVKLYAKLEYYNPGGSIKDRLGKELIEEALQSGEIKSGGTIIEPTAGNTGIGLALAALRHKLNVIVCMPEKFSIEKQLLMKALGAEIVHTPTSEGMRGAIAKAQQLLNEIPNSYCPQQFNNPANPMTYYKTLGPEIWNQLDGDIDMFIAGAGTGGTFMGTAKYLKEQNNMLQTVIVEPEGSILNGGDIGPHKTEGIGMEFLPDYMDTKYFDQVHTISDNDAFMRVEELARKEGLLVGSSSGAALHAALIEASQAKKKMNIVTIFPDSSERYLSKQIYGGSI; this is encoded by the coding sequence ATGCGTGTTGTTCACAGCGTACATGACTTAATTGGTAATACCCCAATGATTGAGCTAACGCAATTTCCTTTACCAAAACAAGTAAAGCTTTATGCAAAACTTGAATATTACAATCCTGGTGGCAGTATTAAAGATCGGTTAGGTAAAGAGCTCATTGAAGAAGCTCTCCAGTCAGGGGAAATTAAATCTGGCGGAACGATTATTGAACCTACTGCAGGAAATACAGGCATCGGATTAGCATTAGCAGCACTAAGACATAAGCTTAACGTAATTGTATGTATGCCTGAAAAATTTAGTATAGAAAAACAATTGCTAATGAAAGCGCTAGGTGCTGAAATTGTACACACACCAACGAGTGAAGGTATGAGGGGAGCAATTGCAAAAGCTCAACAACTACTTAATGAGATTCCAAACTCGTACTGTCCTCAGCAATTTAACAACCCGGCAAATCCAATGACCTATTATAAAACCTTAGGACCTGAAATATGGAACCAACTAGATGGTGATATTGATATGTTTATTGCAGGAGCAGGAACGGGTGGAACATTCATGGGAACTGCGAAATATTTAAAAGAACAAAATAATATGTTACAAACAGTCATTGTTGAGCCCGAAGGATCTATTTTAAATGGTGGTGATATAGGACCTCACAAGACTGAAGGAATCGGTATGGAATTTCTTCCAGATTATATGGATACAAAATATTTCGATCAAGTTCATACAATATCTGATAATGATGCCTTTATGAGAGTAGAAGAACTAGCAAGAAAAGAAGGGCTTTTAGTTGGTAGTTCTTCAGGGGCAGCACTCCATGCAGCTCTTATTGAAGCAAGTCAGGCTAAGAAAAAAATGAACATCGTAACTATTTTTCCAGACAGTAGCGAACGTTATTTAAGTAAACAGATTTATGGAGGTTCGATATAA